From the genome of Mucilaginibacter paludis DSM 18603:
CCACCCCTCTCAAGAGGGGAATCGCACGGGCCGCTGCTTTTTTTTTATATTGCATTGATAGTGAGCGAATTTATTCAGATCCCCTCTCGAGGGGGCGGGTTTGGCAAGCGCGGCTGCAGGGGTGTGTTCACCGTGCGACTAACTCTGCAACCTGCGTGAACGGCTTAAATAATGGTAGCGTACCTACGGGCACTAAACGTTTTGTGATTGATCATTTCTACCGGGCTTTTACTCCTAACGGAGTAGCTTAATCGCATCCAAAAGATGTGGATACACGGTAGCCCGGTATGGAGGGCTTAAAAAGTCTCCCCGACCGGGGGTGATTATGCACTGTGTTTGTTTTTTTTTGGGTGTGCATGAGCGCTACGCTGTTTAGAGGGGGCTTTTGTTTTTTCTGGTGTGAATGATTTTTAGTACCCGCACAAAATGTCAATAACCCCAATTTTTTTGTGATGTAATATTTACATTAGCTGTATTTATAAACCAAATTATTGCCCCGATGAAAAACCTCTGTATCCTGTTATGCTTTACGGTTTTATATTTTAATTCATCAGCCCAGGATACTGGCCGGAAAACGGAAAACTTCAACCAGAATTGGCTGTTCCATTTAGGGAATGTAAACAATGGGCAAGACATCAATATTGATGACGCTAACTGGCGGAAACTAAATTTGCCCCACGACTGGAGTATTGAAGGCGAATTTAGCAAGTATAATCCCGCAACGCCCGAAGGAGGTGCATTACCGGGTGGCATAGCTTGGTATCGTAAAGATTTTTTAATACCCAACGCCGATAAAAATAAACTGGTATACATTGGTTTTGACGGTGTTTATCAAAAAAGCGATGTTTGGATAAACGGCCATCATCTGGGTTTCAGGCCCAATGGCTATATCTCGTTTCAATATGATTTGTCGCCTTATTTAAAATTTGACGGTCAGAAAAATACCATAGCCGTAAAGGTTGATAATGCCAGCCAGCCTAACTCGCGTTGGTACTCAGGCTCGGGCATCTATCGCAATGTATGGCTAACTACCACCAATAGTGTGGCCATTAACCATTGGGGTACTTTTGTAAGCACACCAAAAGTTAACCAGCAGTTGGCTCAGGTTAGTTTAAAAGTTTGTGTTAAACAAAACGGAAGCGTTTTGCAACATGTTGATTTAACGAGCCGTATTTACAATGCCGAGGGGAAGTTGATAGCAACAAAAACCACGGCTAATGTATCAATTAAAGATAGTTTAACAACGGTAAGTCAAAATTTTGATGTCGTAAAGCCTGTATTATGGTCGGTGGATAAACCTTATTTGTATAAAATAATTACAAAGGTGCTTAACAAGCAGGCTGTTGTTGATCAATATGAAACACGCTTAGGCATAAGGTATTTTAATTTTGATGCTGATAAAGGTTTTTCGCTAAATGGAAAGCCAATGAAAATTTTGGGTGTGTGCGATCATCACGATTTGGGCAGTTTAGGTGCGGCAATAAACTACCGTGCTTTGGAGCGCCAGCTCCAAATTTTAAAAGCTATGGGATGCAATGCCATCCGTACATCGCATAACCCTCCGGCTCCGGAATTGCTTGATCTAACGGATCAGTTAGGCTTCATCGTAATGGACGAGGCTTTTGATTGCTGGCAAAAGGGTAAAGTGAAGTACGATTATCACTTGTATTTTAATGCTTGGCATAAACGCGACCTGGAAGACCAGGTGTTAAGGGACCGGAACCATCCCTCGGTGATGATGTGGAGCATCGGAAACGAGATACCCCAACAATCAGACACCAGCGGGTTCCGGATAGCACGCGAACTTGCCAATATCATTCATAATTTAGATACAACAAGACCTATTACAGCGGCCAATAATAATCCGGATACCCGCAATCAAATTATTAAATCGGGCGCGGTAGATCTGGTTGGTTATAATTATCATCACAGCGATCTTCCTCATTTTCATGACCGTTATCCCGGTAAAAAATTTATAGGTACCGAAACTACTTCGGCCTTAGAAACAAGAGGGATCTACGATATGCCATCGGATAGTATCCGCAGGTGGCCTACTAAGGACGCCGCCTTGATGAACGCCGATTTTACCGTATCTGCTTACGATAATGTTTCTGCCGACTGGGGATCAACTCACGAGGAAACCTGGAAGGTGATCAAAAAGTACGACTTTTTATCAGGCATGTTTATCTGGACCGGTTTTGATTACCTGGGCGAGCCAACACCCTATAGGTGGCCCGCGCGCAGTTCATATTTTGGGATTGTAGATCTGGCCGGTTTCCCGAAGGATGTATATTATATGTATCAATCCGAATGGACAAAAACGCCGGTGCTCCATATCTTCCCCCATTGGAACTCATAGCCGTCAATTTAAGTAGCTGTACTCATATATTGTTGATTTTCAGTTATTTAATTTTTAGGCGCGGTTTGCCCGCATGGGCAAACCTATGTATTTTTACTCTCATATTTTTCGTTTTTTAAGGCGGGGAGGTTTAGATGACCCCGCCTTTCTTATTTTTGTTTAACTATCTAAATATAGTATTTAAATATCTAATAATCAAATACTTATTACAATTTCTTCTATTTTTAACCTATGTTTTCTGTGCTCTTTTGAAAGGTGCTTTAAGTTTAATTTCTCCAACAGAGCTAACCACTTTGAGCATATCCCTAAAAGCTGCGCTCGCAATTCTTCTTTCGTAGAAGCGATTAGTCGATGCACCTTTAAAACACTAATTTGACCTATCTTACCGATAGCCATGCATATTTTCCAACTCAAAACTGCCCAGATCAACTTACTGTATAATATACTGGTTATACGATCCGAACTTCCTTTGGGGAACGTGTGTATCTTTAAAAACGACTTCCATGCTTTAAAAACCAATTCTATCTGC
Proteins encoded in this window:
- a CDS encoding glycoside hydrolase family 2 TIM barrel-domain containing protein, translating into MKNLCILLCFTVLYFNSSAQDTGRKTENFNQNWLFHLGNVNNGQDINIDDANWRKLNLPHDWSIEGEFSKYNPATPEGGALPGGIAWYRKDFLIPNADKNKLVYIGFDGVYQKSDVWINGHHLGFRPNGYISFQYDLSPYLKFDGQKNTIAVKVDNASQPNSRWYSGSGIYRNVWLTTTNSVAINHWGTFVSTPKVNQQLAQVSLKVCVKQNGSVLQHVDLTSRIYNAEGKLIATKTTANVSIKDSLTTVSQNFDVVKPVLWSVDKPYLYKIITKVLNKQAVVDQYETRLGIRYFNFDADKGFSLNGKPMKILGVCDHHDLGSLGAAINYRALERQLQILKAMGCNAIRTSHNPPAPELLDLTDQLGFIVMDEAFDCWQKGKVKYDYHLYFNAWHKRDLEDQVLRDRNHPSVMMWSIGNEIPQQSDTSGFRIARELANIIHNLDTTRPITAANNNPDTRNQIIKSGAVDLVGYNYHHSDLPHFHDRYPGKKFIGTETTSALETRGIYDMPSDSIRRWPTKDAALMNADFTVSAYDNVSADWGSTHEETWKVIKKYDFLSGMFIWTGFDYLGEPTPYRWPARSSYFGIVDLAGFPKDVYYMYQSEWTKTPVLHIFPHWNS